Proteins encoded together in one Bactrocera neohumeralis isolate Rockhampton chromosome 4, APGP_CSIRO_Bneo_wtdbg2-racon-allhic-juicebox.fasta_v2, whole genome shotgun sequence window:
- the LOC126755985 gene encoding uncharacterized protein LOC126755985 translates to MENLFTKSNNNVNLLTLNDYCLEKIFQHLDLRQQLRLSLCHSRLDKIFTYMICPRLQRTFYLEELLQFSTWEQRQFLKSVGIYMERFVIAKEYQGFKSIRNIRALLQEFHLRIKSLYIIAWMPVQYRTLLTSLQLSYIGELEMYRCKLKDKDLKYFLKLPNLKVLGLACNYSIKGTYLKCFGKLERLSLYHCWNISNDEFSQCCRHLQLSYLDIRSSIRTTETVVDLCKNLDTIKLSGFIEDIVKLPKLRSLEVDHSNSPITIRFYNALVEHHADNLRELKLTGKTYLILPTVARIVRLHKLRTLWLGDHAYNGSEQVVQLVTKLSDLEEISLHYSLRIRDQHLLPLIIKCTKLKRINLRMCRYITNNFIWSTLEILSKRIAAAQPLVILVYGTRIKADILRSSVYHKNRHLLKLLFHADKPLTGLVNEGSSFEINDFELNRTTIDTIDVEFMNDSSEENSIGEQH, encoded by the exons atggaaaatttatttacgAAGTCCAACAACAATGTGAATTTACTTACTTTAAACGATTACTGTTTAGAAAAGATTTTTCAACATCTTGACTTGCGTCAGCAATTGCGTCTTTCGTTATGCCATTCACGTTTGGATAAGATCTTCACATATATGATTTGTCCACGTTTACAACGAACGTTTTATTTGGAAGagcttttacaattttcaacatGGGAGCAGCGTCAGTTTCTTAAATCCGTGGGTATATATATGGAACGATTTGTAATTGCAAAAGAATACCAAGGCTTTAAGTCTATAAGGAACATACGTGCCTTATTGCAAGAGTTCCATTTACGTATAAAAAGCCTATATATTATCGCATGGATGCCGGTGCAATATAGGACGCTTCTTACTTCGTTACAACTAAGCTATATAGGTGAATTGGAAATGTATCGATGTAAATTAAAAGACAAAGATTTGAAATACTTCCTTAAATTACCCAATCTCAAAGTTCTCGGTTTGGCGTGTAATTATTCCATAAAGGGCACATATTTAAAGTGTTTCGGAAAATTGGAAAGATTAAGCTTATACCATTGTTGGAACATTTCCAACGATGAATTTTCTCAGTGTTGTCGGCATTTGCAGCTTAGCTACTTAGACATACGTAGTAGCATTCGTACTACGGAAACAGTTGTAgatttgtgcaaaaatttggaTACAATAAAATTGTCGGGTTTCATTGAAGATATTGTCAAATTACCAAAATTAAGGTCACTGGAGGTAGATCACTCCAACTCGCcg ATTACAATCCGTTTTTATAATGCTCTTGTCGAACATCATGCTGATAATTTACGCGAGTTAAAATTGACTGGTAAAACATACCTAATACTTCCAACCGTGGCTAGAATTGTACGTTTGCACAAATTACGTACCTTATGGTTAGGAGATCATGCATACAACGGATCAGAACAAGTTGTCCAACTTGTTACAAAACTGAGTGATTTGGAAGAGATCAGCTTACATTATTCCCTACGTATTAGAGATCAACATTTACTGCCGCTCATAATTAAATGTACCAAATTGAAACGTATCAATCTACGTATGTGTCGTTATatcacaaataattttatttggagCACATTAGAAATACTATCAAAGCGTATAGCTGCAGCCCAGCCACTCGTTATTTTAGTTTACGGTACACGCATCAAAGCTGATATTTTACGG TCTTCTGTTTATCATAAAAACCGTCACTTGTTGAAATTATTGTTTCATGCCGATAAACCGCTGACGGGTCTTGTAAATGAAGGCAgttcatttgaaattaatgattttgagCTGAATCGTACTACCATTGATACTATTGATGTTGAATTCATGAATGATTCGTCTGAAGAGAACAGCATTGGAGAACAGCATTGA
- the LOC126755979 gene encoding F-box/LRR-repeat protein 7 isoform X2: MMSAVFTAENFAVSEDADNQNFSMKHNKAYTEDNVLVYNIFVYSIPKHFTENDVRDYFTTFGNVIDVKLVPDKKKSRRAAPKVGFVNFSDPENAASALGKNSHRLQGWRIGVKAGDSWNQPNAEKACSVKVRNSWFQPTITSVPTDGTNFTSLNDDCLEIIFGMLELKEQVRFARVCQRFHDIFQMHCKREFKNFDLSKMFNMTLWEMRDFFRFAGENIESIYGSVPYKNRKRIVEFIRTFCTKLKIIKLDDSKMHGDCLKKLLRRFPHLQALTLRDCALSDVCIETMTHLKHLETLELPENYELTGKFISKLTQLKVLNLYGCCNIQTSHLVDICESLPNLKSLDIRRCERLSPALFDVMIEHCKELEILKMSCPEFPYERVALLPRLKQLELLYYSLYGTSQKRLLAELVAHKADQLEVLKIVAKNTLTDEHIDLISELRQLKVLFVANNPAVNDNALDAFCKLQQLEELTIKGCGNITNRALLRLVKSCKQLRQLNIQFCKKITMEFLLETIRILKATEQRKKTLQLIVYGTSMDYYGVAECEEYKEAAAQSLVKVIFHASNKDLGLEEGVDIYNIWDGEHWVDDDDDLTDDDDYDDDDDDDLHFPDSDMDDDDINFVYNVFGVYPPGEDINDIIW; this comes from the exons ATGATGTCCGCAGTCTTCACAGCTGAAAATTTTGCGGTCTCAGAAGATGCAGACAATCAAAATTTCTCTATGAAACATAATAAAGCTTATACAGAAGACAATGTGCTGGtttacaatatatttgtatacagcATACCAAAACAT TTTACAGAAAACGATGTACGCGATTATTTTACAACTTTTGGTAATGTGATTGATGTAAAACTTGTCCCGGACAAAAAGAAATCTCGACGTGCAGCACCCAAAGTAGGGTTTGTGAACTTTTCGGACCCGGAAAATGCCGCCAG CGCCCTGGGAAAAAATAGTCATCGTTTGCAAGGCTGGCGTATCGGTGTGAAAGCTGGTGACAGCTGGAATCAGCCCAATGCAGAAAAAGCATGTAGTGTTAAGGTACGCAATAGCTGGTTTCAACCCACTATTACATCAGTACCGACAGATGGCACCAATTTTACTTCGTTGAATGATGAttgtttagaaataattttcggTATGTTGGAGTTGAAAGAACAAGTACGTTTTGCACGTGTATGTCAGCGCTTCCACGacattttccaaatgcattgcaaACGCGAATTCAAAAACTTCGATCTGAGTAAAATGTTTAATATGACTTTATGGGAAATGCGTGATTTCTTTCGTTTTGCtggtgaaaatattgaaagcatATACGGCAGCGTGCCGTATAAAAATCGCAAGCGAATTGTTGAATTTATCAGAACATTTTGTACAaagctaaaaattattaaactggATGATAGTAAAATGCATGGAGACTGCCTGAAAAAACTATTGCGTCGTTTTCCACATTTGCAAGCCTTGACGCTACGTGATTGTGCTTTAAGTGACGTCTGCATAGAGACCATGACACATTTAAAGCATTTAGAAACTCTCGAACTCCCGGAAAATTATGAATTGACag GTAAATTCATAAGCAAACTGACACAACTGAAGGTACTGAATTTATACGGTTGTTGTAATATACAAACTTCACATTTGGTCGATATTTGCGAATCACTGCCAAACTTAAAATCTCTGGACATACGCCGTTGTGAACGGCTATCGCCCGCACTTTTCGACGTTATGATAGAACATTGCAAAgaattggaaattttaaaaatgtcttgCCCCGAGTTTCCATATGAACGTGTCGCATTATTGCCACGACTAAAACAGCTAGAATTGCTTTATTACTCTCTCTACGGTACATCACAGAAGCGTCTCTTGGCTGAACTTGTCGCCCACAAGGCTGATCAATTGGAGGTTTTGAAAATTGTTGCCAAAAATACACTTACTGACGAGCATATTGATCTAATATCGGAGTTGAGACAGTTGAAAGTACTGTTTGTCGCCAACAATCCGGCAGTGAACGATAACGCACTCGACGCATTTTGTAAATTGCAACAACTCGAAGAGTTGACAATCAAAGGCTGTGGTAACATAACAAACCGCGCACTTTTGCGGCTGGTGAAAAGCTGCAAACAACTACGTCAGTTGAACatacaattttgcaaaaaaataaccaTGGAGTTTCTGCTAGAAACTATACGCATATTAAAAGCTACAGAACAACGCAAAAAAACATTACAGCTCATAGTCTATGGTACATCTATGGATTACTATGGTGTGGCTGAG TGTGAAGAATACAAAGAAGCTGCGGCGCAGTCTTTGGTTAAAGTTATCTTCCACGCTTCAAATAAGGATTTAGGTTTAGAAGAAGGTGTCGACATTTATAATATCTGGGATGGAGAGCATTGGGTTGACGATGATGACGATCTAACCGATGATGATGattatgatgatgatgacgatgacgatTTACATTTTCCTGATTCGGATATGGACGATGATGACATCAATTTCGTTTACAATGTATTTGGAGTATATCCACCTGGTGAAG ATATCAATGATATAATTTGGTGA
- the LOC126755979 gene encoding F-box/LRR-repeat protein 7 isoform X1, with the protein MSVFDVLALREYSHASFMMSAVFTAENFAVSEDADNQNFSMKHNKAYTEDNVLVYNIFVYSIPKHFTENDVRDYFTTFGNVIDVKLVPDKKKSRRAAPKVGFVNFSDPENAASALGKNSHRLQGWRIGVKAGDSWNQPNAEKACSVKVRNSWFQPTITSVPTDGTNFTSLNDDCLEIIFGMLELKEQVRFARVCQRFHDIFQMHCKREFKNFDLSKMFNMTLWEMRDFFRFAGENIESIYGSVPYKNRKRIVEFIRTFCTKLKIIKLDDSKMHGDCLKKLLRRFPHLQALTLRDCALSDVCIETMTHLKHLETLELPENYELTGKFISKLTQLKVLNLYGCCNIQTSHLVDICESLPNLKSLDIRRCERLSPALFDVMIEHCKELEILKMSCPEFPYERVALLPRLKQLELLYYSLYGTSQKRLLAELVAHKADQLEVLKIVAKNTLTDEHIDLISELRQLKVLFVANNPAVNDNALDAFCKLQQLEELTIKGCGNITNRALLRLVKSCKQLRQLNIQFCKKITMEFLLETIRILKATEQRKKTLQLIVYGTSMDYYGVAECEEYKEAAAQSLVKVIFHASNKDLGLEEGVDIYNIWDGEHWVDDDDDLTDDDDYDDDDDDDLHFPDSDMDDDDINFVYNVFGVYPPGEDINDIIW; encoded by the exons ATGTCCGTTTTTGATGTTTTAGCATTACGCGAGTACTCGCACGCTTCATTTATGATGTCCGCAGTCTTCACAGCTGAAAATTTTGCGGTCTCAGAAGATGCAGACAATCAAAATTTCTCTATGAAACATAATAAAGCTTATACAGAAGACAATGTGCTGGtttacaatatatttgtatacagcATACCAAAACAT TTTACAGAAAACGATGTACGCGATTATTTTACAACTTTTGGTAATGTGATTGATGTAAAACTTGTCCCGGACAAAAAGAAATCTCGACGTGCAGCACCCAAAGTAGGGTTTGTGAACTTTTCGGACCCGGAAAATGCCGCCAG CGCCCTGGGAAAAAATAGTCATCGTTTGCAAGGCTGGCGTATCGGTGTGAAAGCTGGTGACAGCTGGAATCAGCCCAATGCAGAAAAAGCATGTAGTGTTAAGGTACGCAATAGCTGGTTTCAACCCACTATTACATCAGTACCGACAGATGGCACCAATTTTACTTCGTTGAATGATGAttgtttagaaataattttcggTATGTTGGAGTTGAAAGAACAAGTACGTTTTGCACGTGTATGTCAGCGCTTCCACGacattttccaaatgcattgcaaACGCGAATTCAAAAACTTCGATCTGAGTAAAATGTTTAATATGACTTTATGGGAAATGCGTGATTTCTTTCGTTTTGCtggtgaaaatattgaaagcatATACGGCAGCGTGCCGTATAAAAATCGCAAGCGAATTGTTGAATTTATCAGAACATTTTGTACAaagctaaaaattattaaactggATGATAGTAAAATGCATGGAGACTGCCTGAAAAAACTATTGCGTCGTTTTCCACATTTGCAAGCCTTGACGCTACGTGATTGTGCTTTAAGTGACGTCTGCATAGAGACCATGACACATTTAAAGCATTTAGAAACTCTCGAACTCCCGGAAAATTATGAATTGACag GTAAATTCATAAGCAAACTGACACAACTGAAGGTACTGAATTTATACGGTTGTTGTAATATACAAACTTCACATTTGGTCGATATTTGCGAATCACTGCCAAACTTAAAATCTCTGGACATACGCCGTTGTGAACGGCTATCGCCCGCACTTTTCGACGTTATGATAGAACATTGCAAAgaattggaaattttaaaaatgtcttgCCCCGAGTTTCCATATGAACGTGTCGCATTATTGCCACGACTAAAACAGCTAGAATTGCTTTATTACTCTCTCTACGGTACATCACAGAAGCGTCTCTTGGCTGAACTTGTCGCCCACAAGGCTGATCAATTGGAGGTTTTGAAAATTGTTGCCAAAAATACACTTACTGACGAGCATATTGATCTAATATCGGAGTTGAGACAGTTGAAAGTACTGTTTGTCGCCAACAATCCGGCAGTGAACGATAACGCACTCGACGCATTTTGTAAATTGCAACAACTCGAAGAGTTGACAATCAAAGGCTGTGGTAACATAACAAACCGCGCACTTTTGCGGCTGGTGAAAAGCTGCAAACAACTACGTCAGTTGAACatacaattttgcaaaaaaataaccaTGGAGTTTCTGCTAGAAACTATACGCATATTAAAAGCTACAGAACAACGCAAAAAAACATTACAGCTCATAGTCTATGGTACATCTATGGATTACTATGGTGTGGCTGAG TGTGAAGAATACAAAGAAGCTGCGGCGCAGTCTTTGGTTAAAGTTATCTTCCACGCTTCAAATAAGGATTTAGGTTTAGAAGAAGGTGTCGACATTTATAATATCTGGGATGGAGAGCATTGGGTTGACGATGATGACGATCTAACCGATGATGATGattatgatgatgatgacgatgacgatTTACATTTTCCTGATTCGGATATGGACGATGATGACATCAATTTCGTTTACAATGTATTTGGAGTATATCCACCTGGTGAAG ATATCAATGATATAATTTGGTGA